In Thiospirochaeta perfilievii, a single window of DNA contains:
- a CDS encoding helix-turn-helix transcriptional regulator: MNLNKIKLTRMEKGLTQQELGRICSVTRQTIGLIEAGNYNPTISLCISICKALGKSLDELFWEEN; the protein is encoded by the coding sequence TTGAATTTAAATAAAATTAAACTTACACGTATGGAAAAAGGTTTAACTCAGCAGGAATTGGGACGGATTTGTTCTGTTACTAGACAAACCATAGGGCTTATTGAGGCGGGTAATTACAACCCTACAATATCACTATGTATAAGTATTTGTAAGGCTTTGGGAAAAAGCCTAGATGAACTATTTTGGGAGGAGAATTAA
- a CDS encoding substrate-binding periplasmic protein: MVKSIMTILLLTISPIISYSYNVVMGVDYSIPPYVIKDEDRGVEVDLLVESFKSVGITVELQYLPLLREFKALAEGSIDGMINVRENLVEDIYLSDVVITFNNVLVSLKESNYPETFPISFIKDKYIIAFQRAPEIIGEGLEIVTKNSSKYSETANQINQIYRLYTNRGADLIIIDENIFKYFKVIAEDRLGSLKDKEVVIHRIFKPTVYRFGFRTKKIRDDFNVGLSNIKKSGLYLEIFRRYGIEPIK, from the coding sequence ATGGTAAAGAGTATTATGACTATTCTACTTCTAACAATATCCCCTATTATTTCCTACTCCTACAATGTTGTAATGGGTGTTGACTACTCAATTCCACCCTATGTTATTAAAGACGAGGATAGGGGAGTCGAAGTTGACCTGTTAGTAGAATCTTTCAAGTCTGTTGGGATAACTGTAGAACTCCAATATTTGCCCCTATTAAGGGAGTTTAAAGCCTTAGCCGAGGGTTCCATAGATGGAATGATAAATGTTAGAGAGAACCTTGTAGAAGATATATACCTAAGTGATGTTGTTATTACATTTAATAATGTCTTAGTTAGTTTAAAAGAGAGTAACTATCCAGAGACTTTTCCCATAAGTTTTATAAAAGATAAGTATATAATAGCCTTTCAGAGAGCTCCTGAAATTATTGGAGAAGGATTGGAAATTGTAACAAAAAACAGTTCTAAATATAGTGAAACAGCTAATCAAATAAATCAAATTTACAGATTGTATACTAACCGTGGTGCGGATTTAATAATTATAGATGAAAACATATTTAAGTATTTTAAAGTAATTGCTGAAGATCGATTAGGGAGTTTAAAAGATAAGGAAGTAGTTATACATAGAATTTTTAAACCAACAGTCTATCGTTTTGGATTTAGGACTAAAAAAATTAGAGATGATTTTAACGTTGGTCTATCTAATATTAAAAAAAGTGGACTATACCTGGAGATTTTTAGAAGGTATGGAATTGAGCCTATAAAGTAA
- a CDS encoding ABC transporter substrate-binding protein: MKRLSTLLIFMLALAHGVFANSNTEATESNKAVEVNIFQFKVEIADELQKAARLYESKNPGVKIVIETVGGGDDYGAALRAKNASGNMPDIYNIGGPQDAKDWNSMLEDLSDQPWANNVVGTENVTMDGQLLGLPFAVEGYGLAYNKRIFKAAGIDASKIVDFKSLEAAAVALDLKIKNGDLADEFPLLEAVFEYAAKETWVTGLHTSNIALAQELGSGLTASEAKTIDFKYADGLKKIIDLQGKFSSSSENTGLLNAVDYSTQVDTGLGIERVAIIQQGNWIYGGVKAVDPAVADSLGFLPMPMVGAKEDSIAVGVPMYWSVNSETTDAEKSASKEFLNWLYTSEEGKDIVVNKFFFIPPMKSGYENYPVADPLGRSITEFISAGKTIPWVFMGYPSGWGMDVLGVKIQAYYAGELTWDEAVSQAKAEWANAR, encoded by the coding sequence ATGAAAAGATTATCAACATTATTGATTTTCATGTTAGCGCTTGCACACGGTGTATTTGCTAACTCAAACACAGAAGCTACAGAATCTAACAAAGCTGTAGAAGTTAACATTTTTCAATTTAAAGTAGAGATTGCAGATGAGTTACAAAAAGCTGCTAGACTTTATGAGTCAAAAAACCCTGGTGTTAAAATTGTTATTGAAACAGTTGGTGGTGGTGACGATTATGGTGCTGCATTAAGAGCTAAAAATGCATCTGGAAATATGCCTGATATATATAATATTGGTGGACCACAGGATGCAAAAGACTGGAACTCAATGTTAGAAGATCTTTCTGACCAACCATGGGCTAACAATGTTGTAGGAACTGAAAACGTAACTATGGATGGACAACTTTTAGGTCTACCATTTGCTGTTGAGGGTTATGGTTTAGCTTACAATAAAAGAATTTTCAAAGCTGCTGGTATTGATGCAAGTAAAATTGTTGATTTTAAATCTTTAGAAGCTGCTGCAGTAGCTTTAGACTTAAAAATTAAAAATGGTGATTTAGCCGATGAGTTCCCTCTTCTAGAAGCTGTTTTTGAATACGCTGCAAAAGAGACTTGGGTTACAGGTTTACATACTTCAAATATTGCCTTAGCTCAAGAGTTAGGTAGTGGATTAACAGCTTCTGAAGCTAAAACTATCGATTTTAAATACGCTGATGGTCTTAAAAAAATAATCGATCTTCAAGGAAAATTTAGTTCTAGTTCTGAGAATACTGGTCTATTAAACGCTGTTGATTATTCAACTCAGGTAGATACAGGTTTAGGAATTGAAAGAGTAGCTATCATTCAGCAAGGTAACTGGATTTATGGTGGTGTTAAAGCTGTTGATCCAGCTGTAGCTGATAGTTTAGGATTCTTACCAATGCCAATGGTTGGTGCTAAAGAAGATTCAATTGCTGTAGGTGTTCCAATGTACTGGTCTGTAAACAGTGAGACTACAGATGCTGAAAAATCTGCATCAAAAGAGTTCTTAAACTGGTTATATACATCAGAGGAAGGAAAAGATATTGTTGTTAATAAGTTCTTCTTTATACCTCCTATGAAGTCTGGTTATGAGAACTATCCTGTAGCAGATCCATTAGGTAGAAGTATTACAGAGTTTATCTCTGCTGGAAAAACTATTCCTTGGGTATTTATGGGTTATCCTTCTGGTTGGGGTATGGATGTTCTAGGTGTTAAGATTCAAGCTTATTATGCTGGAGAGTTAACATGGGACGAAGCCGTTTCTCAAGCAAAAGCTGAGTGGGCTAACGCGAGATAA
- the rpsU gene encoding 30S ribosomal protein S21, with amino-acid sequence MVQLQLNSDESIEKAISQFKKMVAKEGIILETKKRQYFVKPSALKHERNKSLQRKKLIKLKKAVNNRDSK; translated from the coding sequence ATGGTACAATTACAGTTAAACTCAGATGAGAGCATTGAAAAGGCTATAAGCCAATTCAAAAAAATGGTTGCGAAAGAAGGTATTATCCTTGAAACAAAAAAAAGACAATACTTTGTTAAACCTTCAGCGTTAAAGCATGAAAGAAACAAATCTTTGCAAAGAAAAAAGCTTATTAAACTAAAAAAAGCTGTAAACAACAGAGATTCTAAGTAA
- a CDS encoding DUF368 domain-containing protein — protein MKNIFLILKGMTIGIANVIPGVSGGTFAFIFGIYDKLTEAVGNFFTEPKKRKEYFFFILKVFVGAVLGILLFSRLLSYLLEYSQVSREITYAFFIGLIGGSIPFIIKSHSDMKPNIIRILLLFVGIALILLTIIFNQESSSSVEDHNSPLRLIWLYICGLFSGGSMIVPGFSGSALLVSLGEYETVVTTYLGSIKTYILPILVFSLGAASGIVLFAKIVEVCFKKFKSGTLYFILGLIAASLIQIVSKTKDGFDTSFIALLGVTIALISGFFLAYLTSRIKKS, from the coding sequence ATGAAAAATATATTTTTAATATTAAAGGGTATGACAATTGGGATTGCCAATGTCATACCTGGTGTTTCCGGTGGAACCTTTGCATTTATATTTGGTATTTACGATAAGCTAACAGAGGCAGTTGGTAATTTTTTTACTGAGCCAAAGAAGAGAAAAGAGTACTTCTTTTTTATCTTAAAAGTCTTTGTTGGTGCTGTTCTTGGAATACTCCTTTTTTCTAGGCTTTTAAGCTATTTATTAGAGTATAGCCAGGTCTCTAGGGAGATAACGTATGCTTTTTTTATTGGCTTAATAGGTGGGTCTATACCATTTATAATAAAATCCCATTCAGATATGAAACCAAATATTATTCGTATATTACTACTTTTTGTAGGTATTGCTCTTATTCTACTTACAATTATATTTAATCAAGAAAGTAGCAGCTCCGTAGAGGACCATAACTCTCCATTGAGACTTATATGGCTTTATATTTGTGGACTTTTCTCTGGTGGTTCTATGATCGTTCCTGGATTTTCAGGGTCAGCACTTTTAGTCTCCCTTGGGGAGTATGAAACTGTCGTTACCACATATTTAGGTAGTATTAAAACTTATATTCTCCCTATACTTGTTTTTAGTCTAGGAGCAGCAAGTGGTATTGTTCTATTTGCAAAAATTGTAGAAGTCTGTTTTAAAAAGTTTAAAAGTGGAACTCTATACTTTATTTTAGGTCTAATTGCCGCATCTTTAATACAAATTGTTAGTAAAACAAAGGATGGTTTTGATACAAGTTTTATTGCCCTACTGGGTGTGACTATAGCTCTTATCTCTGGTTTCTTTTTAGCATATCTGACTAGTAGAATAAAAAAGAGCTAA
- a CDS encoding TIM-barrel domain-containing protein, translating to MKKLSIGSPFNTGAIIDTSDIIDIKDLSLYPLLKLEIKDEEFKLTFQMGKRDIVYGLGENVGGINKRGSLYESFCSDDFDHTPDKSSLYAAHNFILIDGDKQIGLFFDYPGKIAFDIGYTHKDILSITSEKSNIDIYIIEGDNLLHIVQKFRNAIGQSYVPPKWAFGFQQSRWSYPNDKSITEVADNFRRNKIPCDAIYMDIDYMEDYKNFTIDKTKFPNFPNFVKEMKNKGFRLVPIIDAGCKKEDGYDICEEGLENNYYCVDKNGKPFVGAVWPGKVHFPDFLNPDTREWFGDKYSGLIEQGIEGFWNDMNEPAIFYSEDGLQKAFDKIEDIKGQNLDIYSFFDLKSTMLSISNSMDDYKSFYHNVDGEMVNHYDVHNLYGYNMTRAASDSFSSNYPDKRFLLFSRASYVGMHRYGGIWTGDNKSWWEHLELSIKMMPSLNMVGFLYSGADVGGFGCNSNSELVTRWTQFGIFTPLLRNHAALGTRLQEPFSFDSETTDILRNTLNFRYALIPYIYSEFMKSSKTGDMYIKPLSFEYRDEISRRVEDQLLVGDSLMVAPIYKANTFGRNVWLPEDMLLWKVNKYNNIEGLKIAPSGFNYIDVDIDEIPLFIKRDRILILGEHGENVAAINSDEITLIAFVDNCATYKLYDDDGETNQYKAGIFSELIITISKRDDELFNIETKTNGLSKIKKINYNIVTNKGRVLSGIKTI from the coding sequence TTGAAGAAATTAAGTATAGGTAGTCCCTTTAATACAGGGGCTATTATTGATACCAGTGATATAATTGATATTAAGGATCTTTCTCTCTATCCACTTTTAAAGTTAGAGATTAAGGATGAAGAGTTTAAATTAACCTTTCAAATGGGAAAGAGGGATATAGTTTATGGCTTAGGTGAGAATGTTGGTGGAATAAATAAAAGAGGTTCTTTATACGAATCTTTCTGTTCCGATGATTTTGACCATACACCTGATAAAAGTTCCTTATATGCTGCCCATAACTTTATTCTTATTGATGGGGATAAACAGATCGGTCTGTTTTTCGATTATCCAGGAAAGATCGCCTTTGATATAGGTTATACACATAAGGATATCCTTTCTATAACCAGTGAGAAAAGTAATATAGACATCTATATAATAGAAGGTGATAATCTTTTACATATAGTACAGAAATTTCGAAACGCTATAGGTCAATCTTACGTCCCTCCTAAATGGGCTTTTGGTTTTCAGCAGAGTAGGTGGAGTTACCCTAATGACAAATCGATAACTGAGGTAGCAGATAACTTTAGGAGGAATAAAATCCCATGTGATGCAATATATATGGATATTGACTATATGGAGGATTATAAGAATTTTACCATTGATAAAACAAAATTCCCTAACTTTCCTAATTTTGTAAAAGAGATGAAGAATAAAGGATTTAGATTAGTTCCAATTATAGACGCAGGTTGTAAAAAAGAAGATGGTTATGATATTTGTGAAGAGGGTTTAGAGAATAACTACTACTGTGTAGATAAGAATGGAAAACCCTTTGTTGGTGCAGTGTGGCCGGGAAAGGTTCACTTCCCTGACTTCTTAAACCCAGATACAAGAGAGTGGTTTGGTGATAAGTATAGTGGTTTAATTGAACAGGGGATCGAAGGTTTCTGGAATGATATGAATGAACCCGCTATCTTTTATTCAGAAGATGGTCTACAAAAAGCCTTTGATAAAATTGAGGATATTAAGGGACAGAACCTGGATATTTACTCATTTTTTGATCTAAAGAGTACCATGTTATCTATATCTAATAGTATGGATGATTATAAGAGTTTCTATCATAACGTTGATGGAGAGATGGTGAATCACTACGATGTACACAATCTGTATGGATATAATATGACCAGGGCTGCAAGTGATAGTTTTAGTTCTAACTACCCAGATAAAAGATTTTTACTCTTCTCTAGAGCATCCTATGTAGGTATGCATCGATATGGTGGAATTTGGACTGGAGATAATAAGTCCTGGTGGGAGCATTTAGAGCTAAGCATTAAGATGATGCCATCCCTTAATATGGTTGGTTTTTTATACTCTGGTGCAGATGTTGGAGGATTTGGATGTAATTCAAACTCTGAATTAGTTACAAGATGGACCCAGTTTGGAATATTTACTCCACTATTAAGGAATCATGCTGCACTAGGAACAAGGCTTCAAGAGCCATTCTCTTTTGATTCTGAAACTACAGATATTCTAAGGAATACACTAAACTTTAGGTATGCGTTAATACCTTATATATATTCAGAATTTATGAAGTCTTCCAAAACTGGAGATATGTATATTAAACCCCTCTCCTTTGAGTATCGAGATGAGATTTCTAGAAGGGTTGAAGATCAGCTCCTAGTAGGGGACTCTCTTATGGTAGCCCCAATATATAAGGCTAATACATTTGGCAGAAACGTGTGGTTACCTGAAGATATGCTTTTATGGAAGGTAAATAAATATAATAACATAGAAGGATTAAAAATTGCTCCTAGTGGATTTAACTATATCGATGTAGATATTGATGAGATTCCACTTTTTATTAAAAGAGATCGGATCTTAATTCTTGGAGAGCATGGAGAGAATGTAGCGGCTATTAACAGTGATGAAATAACACTAATTGCCTTTGTGGATAACTGTGCAACCTATAAATTATATGATGATGATGGTGAAACAAACCAGTATAAAGCAGGGATTTTTAGTGAACTAATTATTACTATCTCAAAAAGGGATGATGAACTTTTTAATATTGAGACTAAAACAAATGGTTTATCAAAGATAAAGAAGATAAATTATAATATTGTAACTAATAAAGGCAGAGTTCTGTCTGGCATTAAAACAATATAA
- a CDS encoding LacI family DNA-binding transcriptional regulator gives MVFFVIYTKESVIKTVNIKDVAKEAGVAVSTVSRVLNNHSDVKKETKEHVLEVIKRLNYVPNNSARNLKRNNSNAIGIFVLGEYNPFFGDIVESLESEISSKGYSVMIHFHHAERDALESAAQFIIEKKLLGLIYLGGAVSKDKEGYFEGLEAPVVFTSTIIEEGVNRDLFSSVSINEEDGVKEVTNYLIGLGHTKIGIIIAERMGLCVSPKDLLLLKMF, from the coding sequence TTGGTTTTTTTTGTAATTTATACTAAGGAGTCTGTTATTAAAACTGTAAATATTAAGGATGTAGCTAAGGAAGCAGGTGTTGCCGTTAGCACAGTCTCAAGGGTTTTAAATAATCACTCCGATGTAAAAAAAGAGACTAAAGAACATGTATTAGAGGTTATTAAAAGACTTAATTATGTTCCTAATAATAGTGCTCGAAACCTTAAAAGAAATAACTCTAATGCAATAGGTATTTTTGTATTAGGGGAGTATAATCCATTTTTTGGGGATATTGTAGAGTCCTTAGAGAGTGAGATTTCAAGTAAGGGATACTCTGTTATGATTCACTTCCACCATGCGGAAAGGGATGCTCTAGAGAGTGCAGCTCAATTTATTATTGAAAAGAAACTACTTGGCTTAATATATTTAGGTGGTGCTGTTTCAAAGGATAAAGAGGGATATTTTGAGGGTTTAGAGGCCCCTGTTGTATTTACTTCTACTATTATAGAAGAGGGGGTTAATAGAGACCTCTTTTCCAGCGTGAGTATAAATGAAGAAGATGGGGTTAAAGAAGTTACTAACTATCTAATTGGTTTAGGGCATACAAAGATAGGTATAATTATTGCTGAAAGAATGGGGTTATGTGTTTCCCCCAAAGATTTGCTGCTTTTAAAGATGTTTTAA
- a CDS encoding aldo/keto reductase has product MNIINVKNSTLKVPEIALGCMRISDMTQNDLNKLITTSLDNGINFFDHADIYGGGKSEEIFGKTIKELKVKREDIMIQSKAGIRDGFFDFSKEHIINSVDKILKRLNTDYLDCFLLHRPDTLMEPAEVADAFDSLEKSGKVKYFGVSNQNPMQIELLKRYVNQDLLFNQLQLSLKRTGMIDAGLNVNMKVDSSVNHDGYVLDYCRLNNITIQAWSPFQYGFFEGVFLNNQKFPELNSVIDRLAEKYSVTNSAIAVSWILRHPARIQTIIGTTNPKRVEDMSKAADFTLTREEWYELYRSAGNVLP; this is encoded by the coding sequence ATGAATATTATTAATGTTAAAAACAGTACACTTAAGGTTCCTGAAATAGCACTTGGTTGCATGAGAATATCGGATATGACCCAGAATGATTTAAATAAGCTTATTACAACATCATTAGATAACGGTATTAACTTCTTTGATCATGCAGATATCTATGGTGGTGGAAAATCTGAGGAAATATTTGGAAAAACTATAAAGGAATTAAAGGTAAAAAGAGAAGATATTATGATACAGTCTAAGGCGGGGATAAGGGATGGTTTTTTTGACTTTTCAAAAGAGCATATTATTAACTCTGTGGACAAAATACTAAAACGTTTAAATACGGATTATCTAGACTGCTTTCTTTTACATAGACCAGATACATTAATGGAACCAGCCGAGGTTGCAGATGCATTTGACTCCTTAGAAAAGAGCGGCAAAGTAAAGTACTTTGGTGTAAGTAACCAAAACCCTATGCAGATTGAACTTTTAAAACGCTATGTTAATCAAGACCTACTATTTAATCAGCTACAACTGAGTTTAAAAAGAACAGGAATGATTGATGCAGGTTTAAATGTAAATATGAAGGTTGATTCATCTGTAAACCATGATGGTTATGTTTTAGACTACTGTAGACTAAATAATATCACAATACAGGCGTGGTCTCCATTCCAGTATGGCTTTTTTGAAGGTGTTTTCCTAAATAACCAGAAGTTCCCAGAACTTAACAGTGTTATTGATAGATTAGCAGAAAAATACTCAGTTACAAACTCAGCTATAGCTGTATCATGGATACTTCGACATCCAGCAAGAATACAAACTATAATAGGAACTACTAACCCTAAAAGAGTTGAAGATATGAGTAAGGCTGCTGATTTTACCCTAACAAGGGAGGAGTGGTACGAATTATACAGATCGGCAGGAAATGTACTTCCTTAA
- a CDS encoding LacI family DNA-binding transcriptional regulator, with amino-acid sequence MGNGLDFSEEFLVSGDYSIKSGFDSMNELLDRNLGITAVFAVNDMMAIGAAKAVLTKGLDVPGDISIVGYDGLDYGKYFNPSLTTVKQPNADFVRSSCDILLGIIERNSKTRHIVLETRFIERESCKRVN; translated from the coding sequence ATGGGAAACGGCTTAGATTTCAGTGAAGAGTTCTTAGTAAGTGGTGATTATTCAATAAAGTCAGGCTTTGACTCTATGAATGAGTTATTAGATAGGAATCTAGGGATTACAGCTGTTTTTGCTGTAAATGATATGATGGCAATAGGAGCAGCTAAGGCTGTTCTAACTAAAGGGTTAGATGTCCCTGGTGATATTTCAATTGTTGGTTATGATGGTTTAGATTATGGTAAATATTTTAACCCTTCCTTAACAACAGTAAAGCAGCCAAATGCTGATTTTGTAAGAAGTAGCTGTGATATTTTATTAGGTATTATTGAGAGGAATTCTAAAACTAGACACATAGTTCTAGAGACTAGGTTTATAGAAAGAGAGTCTTGCAAAAGAGTAAATTAG
- a CDS encoding carbohydrate ABC transporter permease, producing the protein MKTSKLSFGLFVAPCLIAFLLVVIIPTFSGILMSFTDWNGIDANPNFVGLTNYVKAFTDDMVTTKFLTVEFQMPRFINVFLFTAEFAIVSVILINAIGFGLALLVTRGLKGSNILRSVFFIPNLIGGLILGFLWQFIFTKVFNHIGDTYGIEFLKGWLSTTGTGFWGLVIVLSWQMSGYMMIIYIAAIQNIPSSLFEAADLDGANFILKLKNIIVPLVAQASTVGLFLTLSNAFKLFDQNLALTNGGPYLSTQMLALNIYRTAFVMQDFGQGQAKAVIFLIAVSAITLTQMSISKKKEVEF; encoded by the coding sequence ATGAAAACTTCAAAATTGTCCTTTGGGCTATTTGTTGCACCTTGCTTAATTGCATTTTTATTAGTGGTTATAATTCCAACTTTTAGTGGAATTCTAATGTCATTTACGGATTGGAATGGAATAGATGCTAATCCAAACTTTGTAGGCCTTACAAACTATGTTAAAGCCTTTACAGATGATATGGTTACTACAAAATTCTTAACAGTAGAATTTCAAATGCCTCGTTTTATAAACGTATTTTTATTTACAGCTGAGTTTGCTATTGTATCTGTTATTTTAATTAACGCTATTGGTTTTGGCCTAGCTCTTTTAGTAACTAGAGGTTTAAAGGGTAGTAATATTTTAAGAAGCGTATTTTTTATACCTAACCTTATTGGTGGGTTAATCTTAGGTTTCTTATGGCAGTTTATTTTTACAAAGGTATTTAACCATATTGGTGACACCTATGGTATTGAATTTTTAAAAGGGTGGTTATCCACAACTGGAACAGGTTTCTGGGGTCTTGTAATTGTTCTATCTTGGCAGATGTCAGGTTATATGATGATTATTTATATTGCCGCAATACAGAATATTCCATCTTCTTTATTTGAAGCAGCGGATTTAGATGGGGCAAATTTTATTCTTAAATTGAAAAACATTATTGTGCCTTTAGTTGCACAAGCATCAACAGTTGGTCTTTTTTTAACACTTTCTAACGCATTTAAACTTTTTGACCAAAACTTAGCCTTAACAAATGGTGGGCCATATCTATCTACTCAGATGTTGGCATTAAATATATATAGAACTGCTTTTGTAATGCAGGACTTTGGACAGGGACAGGCGAAGGCTGTTATATTCTTAATTGCTGTTTCTGCTATAACTTTAACTCAAATGTCTATAAGTAAGAAAAAAGAGGTGGAATTTTAA
- a CDS encoding carbohydrate ABC transporter permease, giving the protein MESKKNKIILSIVGVLLALLFLSPFYLVVVNSFKTMKGIFINTNALPFGEYFVLSNYPIAFERLDFLMAIKNSLTITIVSTVFIVLFSSMAAWVLVRTKTWYSNFIFMLFAAAMLIPFQSVMLPLVSLMGKLNFLNPPGLIFMYVGFGSSLSIILYHGFIKSVPLELEEAAVIDGCNQFQIYSIVVFPLLKPITVTVTILNVMWIWNDFLLPQLTINKPEWATIPLKMFFFFGQYSKQWHFALAGLLITMLPVIIFYFFAQKQIVKGVMAGSIK; this is encoded by the coding sequence ATGGAGTCTAAAAAAAATAAGATAATATTAAGTATTGTAGGAGTACTTTTAGCCCTACTGTTTTTATCTCCCTTTTATTTAGTTGTTGTAAACTCTTTTAAAACTATGAAGGGTATATTCATAAATACAAATGCACTACCCTTTGGAGAGTACTTTGTTCTTAGTAACTATCCTATAGCCTTTGAGAGACTTGATTTTTTAATGGCAATTAAGAACTCCCTTACAATAACAATAGTGAGTACAGTGTTTATTGTTCTATTTTCATCAATGGCGGCTTGGGTTCTAGTTAGAACTAAGACCTGGTATAGTAACTTTATTTTTATGTTATTTGCTGCAGCAATGTTAATACCATTCCAATCTGTAATGTTACCTCTTGTAAGCTTAATGGGTAAATTAAACTTCTTAAATCCTCCAGGTTTAATATTTATGTATGTTGGTTTTGGTTCCAGTCTATCTATTATCCTATACCACGGTTTTATTAAAAGTGTACCTTTAGAGTTAGAAGAGGCTGCAGTTATAGATGGGTGTAATCAGTTTCAGATATACTCAATAGTTGTATTTCCACTACTTAAACCAATAACAGTTACAGTTACAATTTTAAATGTAATGTGGATCTGGAACGACTTCTTACTACCACAACTAACAATTAATAAGCCGGAGTGGGCAACAATTCCATTAAAGATGTTCTTCTTCTTTGGTCAATACTCCAAGCAGTGGCATTTCGCTTTAGCTGGATTATTAATTACAATGTTACCTGTAATTATCTTCTACTTCTTTGCTCAAAAGCAGATTGTAAAAGGTGTTATGGCAGGTTCTATAAAGTAG